A single genomic interval of Streptomyces sp. BA2 harbors:
- a CDS encoding type I polyketide synthase gives MNEPTTEQSYAPGAADRAAQDELIAVTALDCRFPGAPDTEAFWDLLVAGRSGLTRHTEQELAEGGLPGRLRRSPAHVPVSGVIEGQDLFDPEPFGLTDAEAALMDPQQRLFLEACLRALERAGHGGGAGAGAVGVFAGSAHSDYLTRNLARRYADSAADPVGSLQAAISGVGDYLPLHVAHRLALTGPALAVGTACSTSLVAVHLAAQSLLAGECDTALAGGSSLIVPQGRGYLHVPDGIFSVDGQVRTFSAEGTGIVHSQGVGVTVLRRLADALADGDPVLAVLHGSAVNNDGADRTGFTAPSPRGQARAISEALALAGVTPDMVSYVEAHGTATRLGDVVELAALKTVFGQNGPAWCALGSVKSNIGHANAAAGIAGFAKTVLALHHGVLPASLGALPLNPDLDLENSPFTVPHQAGEWAGLRHAGVSSFGIGGTNCHVVLGSAPRRAVASADRRPQLALFSAHRDDALERLADATAAALEQPGADAADAAYTLHTGRSERSHRAAAIIGDRPGDTLRAFTSAPRRTVPPTRPRVVLAFPGGGAQYPGMGRELLDDEPEFARTVAECAALFDARGDGRGSGLGALLAAAPSDESAGRLLRDPVYGLPALFTVSLATARTLRSWGIEPDALVGHSLGEYAAAVAAGALRLSDAATLVDVRSRGMSRTAGGGVMLSVALPEDETVKLLGDHPDLDLAAVNAPRSCVVSGPVAAVVALERDLTADGVHSARLHLDAAAHSRLVDPVLPELRAAAEATLPGTPAVPLATTLTGQLLLSPPGADHWVPHLRSVVRFSDALTTALGTGPAVVVQVGPGSGLLQLVRQHGAANVVATLPTFPGREDSRGARAALLTAAGELWTHGVSLDPEAIHRPGRRRIALPGLPFERRRLWIDPPEETRPGAPMPYAPAEPDEEEPFQVPVWHRTPPVDAFGRLEGRWLVDGYADSPLLSAVREELTAAGAHPVTLAEAAAEPALPCAGIVMVDAEGADGDGVDVPADAGHGADARVEGADGEAAKGDTGHERAYQADLSDRAELSDRAAASELAGREATAGLSARAASADPARRVADSVLGYSRVAQAAAPWAATACLLHVSAGAQHVESADRPAPDGAAGLAVPRVLAQEFPGLRWRTLDLPAGPVRAQDVRSVCEEAAALTGGGPSGLEAAYRGGHRWVRGITPWQPPEPEPELRGDTAVVIGGLGDVGLALAAHLARGSWRVVVTGRDGLPADPVPGSPSAERAEAVRRLREDGIELDVRAVDAADPDATAALLREVAQQYGPLGLIVHAAGVVASAAVTPLRAVAEETVRDHARAKVTGAMALRSALRGLPDELRPAHVLLMSSATTFVGGLGLAPYAAANRFLDALAEREDAERAGGTRWVSVAWDGWRIGSGGTERVVASRHSIGLRDGMRSVDRLLALAGQGRAPASLAVSPADLAARTAGTATVVPGRRETADGTPGQGAPALQGVAEELLAGLWSELLGFPVADRDADFFALGGHSLLATRMLARLRDERGVVLRLQDLLARPTVAALAQLMPVSSAAPPGSGTRIEETAPVDAGEQPVADSGEFPLTRVQHAYWVGGSGGYRLGDVPCSFHLEYDCPGLDTARYEEAWNRVIARHPMLRAVISPEGRNRVLDRVPRYRIRVQDLTGQSEDQRARKLEQIRARLVRREPRPGRWPLVDIRAARLPGDIVRLFVNVDVLVCDTASYLIWDRELRALYEKPEHQLPPVRTTFEECVAALERRAGSPERARAAAYWRARIDALPGAPALPLSTAQGEERPRFGRRSAQLEPGDWASLKAEAARRGLTPTAVLLAAYGDALADWSGQDRFSLTLTLFDRPSGLPGADEVVGDFTSLMLHTVDRSSENSFASAAARAQRTLFEDLDHREFSALELLAEKSVRTGRTESVPVVFTSALGLSGPLGGGHDLDWVGTPVHGVSSTPQTWLDHQVLEQHGALLLQWDVLESELSADEADRVFAEYVAHLRRLARGEAAWEELREPKTGAADPAAHARGAGGGADVDAALLLREGNSDRPLFLIHPSGGDVLCYGELAGLLTDGRPVVALTDPALTGGVGAQDIAGMADQYLAAIRSYQSGGPYLLGGWSMGGTLAHAMACELERRGERTDLLVMIDSNVPDRIRSLGGAGPDEDRAIAAVRYLRSLEAFLDMDLGLGEDEARRLLAKPSPDARSAVAARLREAGLVGPRETADVRLETFERHLRALGDHQAGQLASSDTRLLLFRAAQPSPSNAGVGMGVDDAPDLDCLGWRPHVPGPVEEVSVDGHHYSLLTGPAAARIAALTDRALAAVTAGRHQRR, from the coding sequence ATGAACGAGCCGACCACGGAACAGAGTTACGCACCCGGGGCAGCCGACCGGGCCGCACAGGACGAGCTGATTGCTGTCACCGCCCTCGATTGCCGCTTCCCGGGCGCCCCGGACACCGAGGCTTTCTGGGACCTGCTGGTGGCGGGACGCAGCGGGCTGACTCGTCACACCGAGCAGGAACTTGCTGAGGGCGGTCTGCCGGGCCGACTGCGGCGCAGTCCCGCGCATGTGCCGGTGAGCGGCGTGATCGAAGGGCAGGACCTGTTCGACCCGGAGCCGTTCGGTCTGACCGATGCCGAGGCCGCCCTGATGGACCCGCAGCAGCGGCTGTTCCTGGAGGCGTGCCTGCGGGCCCTGGAACGGGCCGGGCACGGTGGGGGTGCGGGGGCGGGCGCCGTCGGAGTCTTCGCCGGGTCCGCCCACAGCGACTACCTGACGCGCAACCTCGCCCGCCGGTACGCCGACTCCGCCGCCGACCCGGTGGGCAGTCTCCAGGCGGCGATCTCGGGCGTGGGAGACTACCTGCCGCTGCACGTCGCCCACCGCCTAGCCCTCACCGGACCGGCGCTCGCCGTGGGAACCGCCTGCTCCACCTCGCTGGTGGCCGTCCATCTGGCCGCGCAGTCCCTGCTGGCAGGGGAGTGCGACACCGCTCTGGCCGGTGGCTCATCGCTGATCGTGCCGCAGGGCCGTGGCTACCTCCACGTACCCGACGGGATCTTCTCCGTGGACGGGCAGGTGCGCACGTTCTCCGCCGAGGGCACCGGCATCGTGCACAGCCAAGGGGTGGGCGTCACCGTCCTGCGCCGCCTCGCGGACGCACTCGCCGACGGTGATCCGGTCCTCGCCGTGCTGCACGGTTCCGCGGTCAACAACGACGGAGCGGACCGAACGGGCTTCACGGCGCCTTCGCCGCGCGGTCAGGCACGCGCGATCTCCGAGGCCCTCGCCCTGGCCGGTGTCACGCCCGACATGGTCAGCTACGTCGAGGCCCACGGCACCGCGACACGGCTCGGAGATGTCGTCGAACTCGCCGCCCTGAAGACGGTGTTCGGTCAGAACGGCCCCGCCTGGTGCGCCCTCGGCTCCGTCAAGAGCAACATCGGGCACGCCAACGCGGCGGCGGGCATCGCCGGCTTCGCCAAGACCGTGCTCGCGCTGCACCATGGGGTGCTGCCCGCTTCGCTCGGCGCGCTGCCGCTGAACCCCGATCTCGACCTGGAGAACTCGCCGTTCACCGTGCCCCACCAGGCGGGCGAGTGGGCGGGGTTGCGCCACGCGGGCGTCAGCTCCTTCGGGATCGGCGGCACCAACTGCCATGTGGTCCTCGGCAGCGCGCCGCGGCGGGCGGTCGCTTCAGCCGACCGCCGACCCCAACTGGCCCTGTTCTCCGCGCATCGGGACGATGCGTTGGAGCGCCTGGCCGATGCCACGGCTGCCGCCCTGGAACAGCCCGGTGCCGACGCGGCCGACGCCGCGTACACCCTGCACACCGGCCGGAGCGAACGGTCCCACCGGGCGGCCGCGATCATCGGCGACCGGCCCGGCGACACCCTCCGTGCCTTCACCTCCGCACCCCGGCGCACCGTCCCGCCGACCCGGCCAAGGGTCGTCCTCGCCTTCCCCGGCGGCGGAGCCCAGTACCCGGGCATGGGGCGGGAACTCCTGGACGATGAACCGGAGTTCGCGCGCACGGTCGCGGAGTGCGCCGCGCTCTTCGACGCGCGGGGCGATGGCAGGGGGTCCGGCCTCGGCGCGCTCCTGGCCGCCGCTCCCTCGGACGAGTCGGCCGGGCGGCTGCTGCGGGACCCCGTGTACGGCCTGCCGGCCCTGTTCACCGTCTCGCTCGCCACTGCGCGCACCCTGCGCTCCTGGGGAATCGAGCCGGACGCGCTGGTCGGACACAGCCTCGGCGAGTACGCCGCCGCCGTGGCCGCCGGAGCGCTCCGGCTGAGCGATGCCGCCACCCTGGTCGACGTGCGCTCCCGCGGGATGTCCCGCACAGCGGGCGGCGGCGTGATGCTGAGCGTGGCCCTGCCCGAGGACGAGACCGTCAAGCTGCTCGGCGATCACCCGGACCTTGACCTGGCGGCGGTGAACGCGCCGCGGTCCTGCGTGGTCTCCGGACCCGTGGCCGCTGTGGTCGCCCTTGAGCGCGACCTCACCGCCGACGGCGTCCACTCCGCGCGGCTCCACCTGGACGCCGCCGCACACTCCCGTCTGGTCGACCCCGTCCTGCCGGAGCTGCGCGCCGCCGCCGAAGCGACGCTGCCCGGCACGCCTGCCGTGCCCCTCGCCACGACGCTCACCGGCCAATTGCTGCTCTCGCCGCCCGGGGCCGACCACTGGGTGCCACATCTGCGGTCCGTGGTCCGGTTCTCCGACGCCCTGACGACCGCCCTCGGCACGGGACCTGCCGTCGTCGTCCAAGTGGGTCCCGGCAGTGGCCTGTTGCAACTCGTACGTCAGCACGGCGCGGCGAATGTCGTCGCCACGCTGCCCACCTTCCCGGGACGCGAGGACAGCCGGGGCGCGCGGGCCGCGCTGCTCACGGCCGCCGGCGAGCTGTGGACACACGGCGTCAGCCTCGACCCCGAAGCCATCCACCGGCCGGGACGCCGCCGGATTGCCCTGCCCGGTCTGCCGTTCGAGCGCCGGAGGCTGTGGATCGACCCGCCCGAGGAGACACGCCCGGGCGCCCCGATGCCGTATGCGCCGGCCGAGCCCGACGAGGAGGAGCCGTTCCAGGTACCGGTGTGGCACCGGACGCCTCCCGTGGACGCGTTCGGGCGCCTCGAGGGGCGCTGGCTCGTCGACGGGTACGCGGACTCGCCGCTGCTGAGCGCGGTCCGCGAGGAGTTGACCGCCGCCGGGGCCCACCCGGTCACGCTGGCGGAGGCCGCTGCCGAACCGGCGCTGCCGTGTGCGGGGATCGTCATGGTCGACGCGGAGGGCGCGGATGGGGATGGCGTCGACGTACCTGCCGATGCCGGTCACGGCGCCGACGCGCGTGTCGAGGGCGCGGACGGCGAGGCCGCGAAGGGCGACACCGGCCATGAGCGGGCCTACCAGGCCGACCTGTCCGACCGGGCCGAGCTTTCTGATCGAGCCGCCGCGTCCGAGCTGGCGGGCCGGGAAGCCACCGCCGGTCTCAGCGCGAGAGCGGCCTCCGCCGACCCCGCCCGGCGCGTTGCCGACTCGGTGCTGGGGTACTCCCGAGTGGCCCAGGCCGCCGCCCCTTGGGCTGCTACCGCCTGCCTGCTGCATGTGAGCGCCGGTGCGCAGCACGTGGAGAGCGCCGACCGGCCGGCACCCGACGGTGCGGCGGGACTCGCCGTGCCGCGCGTCCTGGCCCAGGAGTTCCCGGGACTTCGCTGGCGCACCCTTGACCTCCCGGCCGGGCCGGTGCGTGCGCAGGACGTCCGGAGCGTGTGCGAGGAGGCGGCCGCGCTGACGGGTGGCGGGCCGAGCGGCTTGGAGGCGGCGTACCGCGGCGGCCACCGCTGGGTCCGTGGCATCACTCCCTGGCAGCCCCCAGAGCCGGAGCCGGAGCTGCGCGGCGACACCGCCGTCGTGATCGGCGGGCTCGGCGACGTGGGTCTCGCCCTGGCCGCACATCTCGCACGCGGCTCCTGGCGGGTGGTCGTCACTGGCCGCGATGGACTGCCGGCCGACCCGGTGCCGGGCAGCCCGTCGGCCGAGCGCGCCGAAGCCGTACGGCGGCTGCGCGAGGACGGCATCGAACTGGACGTACGGGCCGTCGACGCGGCGGATCCCGACGCCACCGCGGCCCTGCTGCGGGAGGTGGCGCAGCAGTACGGCCCGCTCGGCCTCATCGTGCACGCGGCCGGAGTCGTGGCCTCAGCCGCGGTCACCCCGTTGCGTGCCGTGGCGGAGGAGACCGTTCGGGACCACGCCCGGGCGAAGGTGACGGGGGCGATGGCGCTGCGATCCGCTCTGCGCGGACTGCCGGACGAACTGCGCCCCGCGCACGTACTCCTGATGTCGTCGGCCACCACCTTCGTCGGCGGCCTGGGACTCGCCCCCTACGCCGCGGCCAACCGCTTCCTCGACGCGCTGGCCGAACGGGAGGACGCTGAACGGGCCGGAGGCACCCGCTGGGTCAGCGTCGCCTGGGACGGCTGGCGCATCGGCTCCGGCGGCACCGAACGGGTCGTCGCCTCACGGCACTCGATCGGCCTGCGGGACGGCATGCGCTCGGTGGACCGGCTGCTCGCGCTCGCCGGACAAGGCCGCGCACCCGCGTCCCTCGCGGTCTCCCCGGCGGATCTGGCCGCACGTACCGCCGGAACGGCCACCGTCGTTCCGGGCCGCCGCGAGACGGCCGACGGCACCCCGGGGCAGGGAGCGCCCGCGCTCCAGGGCGTCGCGGAAGAGTTGCTCGCCGGACTCTGGTCCGAGCTGCTCGGCTTCCCTGTGGCCGACCGCGACGCGGACTTCTTCGCACTCGGCGGCCATTCCCTGCTGGCCACCCGCATGTTGGCTCGGCTGCGCGACGAACGGGGCGTCGTCCTGCGCCTCCAGGACCTCCTTGCCCGGCCCACGGTCGCGGCACTCGCACAGCTGATGCCCGTGAGCTCCGCAGCACCCCCCGGGTCCGGAACTAGAATCGAGGAGACAGCGCCGGTCGATGCGGGAGAGCAACCAGTTGCCGACAGCGGCGAGTTCCCCCTGACGCGTGTACAGCACGCCTACTGGGTCGGCGGCTCGGGTGGCTACCGGCTAGGCGACGTGCCGTGCTCCTTCCACCTGGAGTACGACTGCCCCGGCCTCGACACGGCGCGCTACGAGGAGGCGTGGAACCGCGTCATCGCCCGCCACCCGATGCTCCGCGCGGTCATCTCCCCTGAAGGCCGCAACCGCGTCCTCGACCGGGTGCCCCGCTACCGCATCCGCGTCCAGGACCTGACCGGGCAGAGCGAGGACCAGCGTGCGCGGAAGCTGGAGCAGATCCGCGCGCGCCTGGTGCGCAGGGAGCCGCGTCCCGGCCGCTGGCCCCTTGTCGACATCAGAGCGGCCCGGCTGCCCGGCGACATCGTGCGGCTCTTCGTCAATGTCGACGTACTGGTCTGCGACACCGCGAGCTATCTGATCTGGGACCGCGAGCTGCGGGCCCTGTACGAGAAGCCGGAGCACCAACTGCCTCCGGTGCGCACGACGTTCGAGGAGTGCGTGGCAGCCCTGGAGCGACGCGCCGGGTCTCCCGAGCGTGCCCGCGCGGCGGCCTACTGGCGGGCACGGATCGACGCCCTGCCCGGTGCTCCCGCCCTGCCGTTGAGCACCGCGCAGGGCGAGGAGCGTCCCCGCTTCGGACGGCGCAGCGCCCAGCTCGAACCGGGTGACTGGGCCTCGCTCAAGGCGGAGGCGGCCCGGCGCGGCCTGACGCCGACCGCCGTCCTGCTCGCTGCGTACGGGGACGCGTTGGCCGACTGGTCCGGTCAGGACCGGTTCTCCCTCACGCTGACTCTCTTCGACCGCCCCTCCGGGCTGCCCGGTGCGGACGAGGTCGTGGGCGACTTCACCTCCCTGATGCTTCACACCGTCGACCGGTCGAGTGAGAATTCGTTCGCGAGTGCCGCCGCCCGCGCGCAACGCACGCTCTTCGAGGATCTCGACCACCGAGAGTTCTCCGCACTGGAGTTGCTCGCCGAGAAGTCCGTGCGCACGGGACGCACCGAGTCCGTGCCCGTCGTCTTCACCAGCGCCCTGGGTCTGTCCGGGCCGCTCGGCGGCGGCCATGACCTGGATTGGGTCGGCACGCCGGTCCACGGAGTGAGCAGCACCCCGCAGACCTGGCTCGACCATCAGGTGCTCGAACAGCATGGTGCGCTGCTGCTCCAGTGGGACGTACTGGAAAGCGAGTTGTCCGCCGACGAGGCGGACAGGGTGTTCGCCGAGTACGTCGCCCACTTGCGCCGCCTGGCGCGGGGCGAGGCCGCCTGGGAGGAACTCCGGGAGCCGAAGACGGGAGCGGCCGACCCGGCTGCCCACGCCCGCGGCGCCGGTGGCGGCGCTGATGTCGACGCCGCGCTGCTGCTGCGTGAGGGCAACAGTGACCGGCCCTTGTTCCTGATCCACCCCTCCGGGGGCGACGTGCTCTGTTACGGCGAACTGGCCGGGCTGCTCACGGACGGACGTCCCGTCGTGGCGCTCACCGATCCGGCACTCACCGGCGGAGTCGGCGCCCAGGACATCGCGGGGATGGCCGACCAGTATCTGGCGGCCATCCGCTCCTACCAGTCAGGTGGCCCCTACCTCCTGGGTGGTTGGTCCATGGGCGGCACCCTCGCCCACGCCATGGCCTGCGAGCTGGAACGGCGTGGAGAGCGCACCGACCTCCTCGTGATGATCGACTCGAACGTGCCCGACCGCATCCGGTCCCTCGGCGGAGCCGGGCCCGACGAGGACCGGGCGATCGCCGCCGTCCGCTATCTGCGCTCCCTCGAAGCGTTCCTCGACATGGACCTCGGCCTCGGTGAGGACGAGGCCCGGCGACTGCTCGCGAAGCCGTCCCCGGACGCCCGGTCCGCGGTCGCCGCAAGGCTGCGTGAGGCCGGGCTCGTCGGGCCTCGGGAGACCGCCGACGTACGGCTGGAGACCTTCGAGCGGCATCTCCGTGCCCTCGGCGATCATCAGGCGGGCCAACTGGCCTCCTCCGACACGCGGTTGTTGCTCTTCCGCGCCGCGCAGCCATCGCCCAGCAACGCCGGAGTCGGCATGGGGGTCGACGACGCCCCCGACCTCGACTGCCTGGGCTGGCGGCCCCATGTGCCGGGCCCGGTCGAGGAGGTGTCCGTCGACGGCCACCACTACTCCCTCCTGACCGGACCGGCGGCAGCCCGGATCGCCGCCCTGACAGACCGTGCGCTCGCCGCCGTGACCGCCGGGCGGCATCAACGCCGCTGA
- a CDS encoding ABC transporter permease — MRALPVLAVAPATAALVLLGRYMAPHHPEQQVGVPWRPPGSEALLGTDGLGRDVLSRVLYGGTDLMAVSLLAAVVAASCGTVLGLAAGWTGGFVARAVFWLCDLLLSVPALVLALVLAVALPGATAVVVASVLSGTPLTARVVAGEAALLRESGHVRAAQERGETVPYVLAREVLPALRGLVTADAGLRLVTALQIASALAVLGLGPQPPEADWALMLSENLPGAALNPWALLAPAALLAGCAWALAAAAHRVGQGREYVA; from the coding sequence ATGCGGGCTTTGCCTGTCCTCGCCGTGGCACCGGCCACGGCTGCCCTTGTCCTCCTGGGGCGGTACATGGCCCCGCACCACCCAGAACAACAAGTCGGTGTGCCCTGGCGGCCGCCGGGCTCCGAAGCGCTCCTTGGGACGGACGGCCTGGGCCGTGACGTGCTGTCACGTGTGCTGTACGGAGGCACTGACCTGATGGCGGTGTCACTACTGGCCGCGGTGGTGGCAGCGAGCTGCGGCACCGTGCTCGGGTTGGCCGCCGGGTGGACCGGCGGGTTTGTCGCCCGAGCGGTTTTCTGGCTGTGCGACCTGCTCCTTTCGGTGCCCGCGTTGGTCCTCGCGCTGGTCCTCGCCGTCGCCCTGCCGGGCGCGACGGCGGTGGTGGTGGCGTCCGTGCTCAGCGGCACACCGCTCACCGCACGTGTGGTGGCCGGTGAGGCGGCTCTGCTGCGGGAGAGCGGGCATGTGCGGGCAGCCCAGGAACGGGGCGAGACAGTGCCCTACGTCCTCGCCCGCGAGGTGCTGCCCGCGCTGCGCGGCCTGGTGACGGCCGACGCGGGGCTCCGCCTGGTGACCGCGCTGCAGATCGCATCGGCCCTCGCCGTCCTGGGGCTCGGCCCTCAACCTCCGGAAGCGGACTGGGCGTTGATGCTCAGTGAGAACTTGCCGGGGGCCGCTCTCAATCCGTGGGCGCTTCTGGCGCCCGCCGCGCTGCTCGCGGGCTGCGCGTGGGCGCTGGCCGCGGCGGCGCACCGGGTGGGGCAGGGAAGGGAGTACGTCGCATGA
- a CDS encoding ABC transporter permease subunit, producing the protein MTLRPFLPVLRPVLLTVAATAVVFAATALLPGDAGEVRGAGRASEGELAQERERLGLDRPAPVRYLDWLSGAVRGDLGRSLVSGRAVTGLFAERLPATAVLAALALALTALLTAAALTVAFLRGGRGGAAATGVAAIPQSVHAAVLGTVFAGILGWLPAVSLLPPGGSPFDAPEALVLPALTLALPSAAYATALLRGTLLDTLRRPHVDDARMRGLPPGLVLIRHVLPFLLVPAARVTALVAGGLMAGTALVETVFGYPGTGSLLVSAVAVRDVPVVQAAALPPIVVLLLCMLVADRLDVRPSGRAGATGRGSAPTVPAVAGGRA; encoded by the coding sequence GTGACGCTCCGCCCGTTCCTCCCGGTACTCCGACCCGTCCTGCTGACGGTGGCGGCTACGGCGGTCGTGTTCGCCGCCACCGCGCTGCTGCCCGGCGACGCGGGCGAGGTCCGTGGCGCGGGGCGGGCGTCGGAGGGGGAGCTCGCCCAAGAACGGGAGCGGCTCGGCCTCGACCGGCCCGCCCCGGTGCGCTATCTCGACTGGCTGTCCGGCGCGGTGCGCGGCGATCTCGGCCGGTCTCTGGTGAGCGGTCGCGCCGTGACCGGGCTCTTCGCCGAGCGGTTGCCCGCCACGGCCGTCCTCGCCGCCCTCGCCCTCGCCCTCACCGCGCTGCTGACGGCCGCCGCCCTGACCGTCGCGTTTCTGCGCGGCGGTCGCGGCGGCGCGGCGGCGACCGGGGTCGCCGCGATACCGCAGTCGGTGCACGCGGCCGTCCTCGGCACGGTCTTCGCCGGAATCCTGGGCTGGCTTCCGGCCGTGTCCCTGCTGCCGCCGGGCGGCTCGCCCTTCGACGCACCGGAGGCGTTGGTGCTGCCTGCCCTCACGCTGGCGTTGCCCTCGGCGGCGTACGCCACCGCACTGCTGCGCGGAACGCTCCTCGATACCCTGCGCCGCCCGCATGTCGACGACGCCCGTATGCGGGGCCTGCCACCCGGCCTCGTCCTGATTCGGCACGTCCTGCCCTTCCTGCTGGTTCCGGCGGCGCGGGTGACCGCGCTGGTGGCGGGCGGGTTGATGGCGGGCACGGCGCTGGTGGAGACGGTGTTCGGCTACCCCGGCACCGGCAGCCTGCTGGTGTCGGCGGTCGCCGTGCGGGACGTACCCGTCGTGCAGGCCGCCGCGCTGCCCCCGATCGTCGTCCTTCTGCTGTGCATGCTGGTCGCCGACCGTCTTGACGTACGTCCCTCGGGGCGGGCGGGGGCCACGGGGCGCGGTAGCGCGCCGACCGTCCCGGCGGTGGCCGGGGGGAGGGCCTGA
- a CDS encoding ABC transporter substrate-binding protein produces MRLNTPSLAVAAIGALLLTGCSSSDGAQDTAAGSDQKPVDGGTLRYAVSGSPATASDDPHGGLGNESDLLRFALTYDVLTVPGKDGSPKPRLAASWKPNKDLDRWTFRLRDDAKFTDGSPVRADDVLYSLRRIAGKSAENYGRLADFDMKASKADGDHTVVLATRAPMAEAAKALESISFVVPEGTKDFAKAVPGSGPFKVRKSGAQAAVLVRNDRWWGPRPHLDRLEIQAVADPQARANAVTSGQADVAGSVSPAAVKSTGGAGGSQVVRRKGVTEYPFIMRTDTEPFDDARVREAFRLATDRKALVDTVFLGYGQIANDLPTPYDPSYPDDLPQRRRDVAKAKRLLKEAGHADGLSLTLHTTTAYPGMDTAATLYSRQLSEIGVKAKVKVEPADTYWTAVYAKKAFYTGYYGGISFPDLVRVGLLSTSPTNETAWKNKKFDAGFTRAMGTLDADRRNTLLAGIQRDLWKDGGYVVWGTGDGLDLAARGVQGLPEGPGFQRMFIDQVWMAK; encoded by the coding sequence ATGAGACTCAACACCCCTTCACTCGCTGTGGCCGCCATCGGCGCCCTGCTGCTCACCGGATGCTCGTCATCCGACGGCGCCCAGGACACGGCGGCCGGCTCCGACCAGAAACCGGTCGACGGCGGAACACTCCGCTACGCCGTGTCCGGCTCGCCCGCCACCGCGAGCGACGACCCGCACGGCGGACTGGGCAACGAATCCGACCTGCTGCGCTTCGCGCTCACGTACGACGTCCTGACCGTCCCCGGCAAGGATGGTTCGCCCAAGCCGCGCCTGGCCGCGTCCTGGAAGCCGAACAAGGACCTGGACCGCTGGACGTTCCGGCTCCGCGACGACGCGAAGTTCACCGACGGCAGCCCGGTGCGCGCCGACGACGTGCTGTACTCCCTGCGCCGCATCGCGGGCAAGTCCGCCGAGAACTACGGCCGGCTCGCCGACTTCGACATGAAGGCGTCCAAGGCGGACGGCGATCACACGGTGGTCCTGGCCACCCGCGCGCCTATGGCCGAGGCGGCCAAGGCCCTGGAGTCCATCAGCTTCGTCGTGCCCGAGGGGACGAAGGACTTCGCGAAGGCCGTCCCCGGATCCGGGCCGTTCAAGGTGCGCAAGTCCGGGGCGCAGGCGGCCGTACTGGTCCGCAACGACCGCTGGTGGGGGCCTCGCCCGCATCTGGATCGCCTGGAGATCCAGGCCGTCGCCGATCCGCAGGCCCGCGCCAACGCCGTCACCTCGGGACAGGCCGACGTCGCGGGCAGCGTGAGCCCCGCCGCGGTCAAGAGCACGGGCGGCGCCGGTGGATCACAGGTCGTACGGCGCAAGGGCGTCACCGAGTACCCCTTCATCATGCGTACGGACACCGAGCCGTTTGACGATGCCCGGGTCAGGGAGGCGTTCCGCTTGGCCACCGACCGCAAGGCTCTCGTGGACACGGTCTTTCTGGGCTACGGGCAGATCGCCAACGACCTGCCCACCCCGTACGACCCCTCGTACCCCGACGACCTTCCGCAGCGTCGCCGTGACGTCGCGAAGGCGAAGAGGCTACTCAAGGAGGCAGGCCATGCCGACGGTCTTAGCCTGACCTTGCACACCACCACCGCGTACCCCGGCATGGACACCGCGGCCACCCTCTACTCGCGCCAGCTGTCCGAGATCGGCGTGAAGGCCAAGGTCAAGGTCGAACCCGCCGACACGTACTGGACGGCCGTGTACGCGAAGAAGGCTTTCTACACCGGCTATTACGGCGGCATCTCCTTCCCCGACCTGGTACGGGTCGGCCTCCTCTCCACGTCCCCGACCAACGAGACGGCCTGGAAGAACAAGAAGTTCGACGCCGGTTTCACGCGGGCCATGGGCACGCTCGACGCCGACCGGCGCAACACCCTGCTCGCCGGGATCCAGCGGGACCTGTGGAAGGACGGCGGATACGTCGTGTGGGGCACCGGCGACGGTCTCGACCTGGCGGCCCGCGGCGTGCAGGGGCTGCCCGAAGGCCCCGGCTTCCAGCGGATGTTCATCGACCAGGTCTGGATGGCCAAGTGA